From Pedosphaera parvula Ellin514, one genomic window encodes:
- a CDS encoding DUF5069 domain-containing protein, translating into MALNNAPDLTQRPPRSARVRLGGYVILPRMLDKGRAAIAKKNGEYNYACPMDERLLDFVGIDAKALHKQLAAGKGDVEILEWINKNAKFKRTLVEVHVWSSLAEQRVPTDVETREFFNGLHAKVAPKREDIATWFDLLDVDDYASFGGKV; encoded by the coding sequence ATGGCTCTAAATAACGCACCTGATTTAACCCAACGTCCTCCGCGTAGCGCGCGTGTGCGCCTCGGCGGTTATGTGATTCTGCCTCGCATGCTGGACAAAGGGCGTGCTGCGATCGCCAAAAAGAATGGCGAGTACAATTATGCCTGCCCGATGGATGAACGTCTTCTGGACTTTGTCGGCATAGACGCCAAGGCCTTGCATAAGCAACTGGCGGCCGGAAAGGGTGATGTAGAAATTCTCGAGTGGATCAACAAAAACGCGAAGTTTAAACGGACTCTGGTCGAGGTTCACGTTTGGTCAAGCCTGGCTGAACAACGAGTGCCAACGGACGTGGAAACACGCGAATTCTTTAATGGATTGCATGCGAAGGTCGCGCCCAAACGCGAAGACATCGCGACCTGGTTCGATTTGCTGGATGTGGATGACTACGCCTCCTTTGGCGGCAAGGTCTAA